GCGCGCGCAATTTCCTGATCGCCTACAACATCTACCTCGGCCCCGCCGCCGAGATCTCGCAGGCCCGCGCCATTGCCCGCGACCTCCGCGCCTCCTCCGGCGGCATGTCGGGCGTCAAGGCCATCGGGGTGCTGGCCAACGGCCGCGCCCAGGTCTCGATGAACATCACCGACTACCGGCTCACCCCGGTCGCGCGAGTGCATGACGAGGTGGTCCGGCTCGCCCGGCAGCACGGCGCTGAGATCGCCGAGGGCGAGCTGATCGGCCTCATCCCGCAGGACGCGTACGACCCCTCCGCGCTCTGGCACCAGCAGATTCCCGGCTTCGACTCCGATGCCCGCATCCTCGAGAGAAAGCTCGACCATCCCCTGGCATGGCCGGGCGTCTGACCCCTATGACTCCAGTGCTTGACCTGCAACACGTAAACGTAGCCCGCGGCGACGATGTCATCCTGCACGACCTCAACCTGCTCATCCAGCCCGGCGAGCACATTGCCCTGCTGGGTCCGAACGGCTGCGGCAAATCGACGCTGCTCAAGACCATCACCCGCGAGCTTTACCCGCTGGTCGAGCCGAGCATGAAGGTGGAGATCTTCGGTAGGGAGCGCTGGGACCTGGTCGAGCTACGGCAGCGGCTGGGCATCGTGCAGAGCGACCTGCCTGGACAGCCGATCCTGAAGTGTACGGGCCGCGACGCCATCCTGACGGGCTTCTTCTCGGCCTCGACCCTGTGGCCGAACCTGGTTGTCACGCCGGAGATGCAGGAGCGCACCGACCATGTCATCGAGCAGATCGACGCTACGCACCTGGTGAGCAAGATCTTCGGCGAGATGTCCGCCGGACAGCAGCGCCGCATCCTCATCGGCCGGGCGCTTGCGGCTTCGGGTGCAGCAGCAGGGAACCAGGCGACGCTGCTGCTCGATGAGCCGTCGAACGCGCTCGACCTGAAGGCGCAACACGAGCTACGCGAGCTGATGTCGTCGCTCGCCCAGATCGGCACAACCCTGGTCCTGATTACGCACCAGATCTCCGACATCGTCCCCGAGATGCAGCGCATCCTGCTGATGCGGGGAGGTCGCATCTTCGCCGACGGCACACGCGCGGAGCTGCTCACCGAGCAGAGCCTCACCGACCTCTTCGGAGTATCGGTGCATCTCACCGAGATTGCCGGCCGCTACCACGCTTGGTAGAGGGTTTACTTGTGGGGAATAACCGAGGTTTGTAGCTTCACCAGCTCCGGCTGCGGGAACTTGGTCGGCCCCAGCACCGCGATCTTGGGCAGCGGCCCGCGCACCATCGCCACCTCGTCGCAGGCATAGAGCCGCGGGCAGGTCTGGCAGTCCTTGTAGATCTTGTCCGGCAGCGCCGTCCGGTCAGCCACGCGAAAGCCGAAGTGGAAGAAGAAGTCGGGGATGCGCGTGAACAGGCTCACGCACACGACGCCCTGGTCCTCGGCTTCTTCGAGCAGCGCCCGCAGCAGCTTTCCGCCCGCGCCCTGCCCCTTGGCCTCGGGCTTAACGACGATCGACCGCACCTCGGCCAGATGCGGCCCGTAGAGGTGCAGCGCGCCGCAGCCGAGAAATACGCCGGTCTCTGATTCGGCGACCGTGAAGTCGCGCACGTTCTCGCAGATCTCGGCGTAGTTGCGGCGCAGCAGCGTGCCGTCGTGCGAGAGCGAGTTGACCAGCTCGAAGATGTTGACCGCATCCTGCAACTTGGCCTTGCGCACCGACGCACCGCCGACCCGCGGCCGCGACGAGGTCGTCGAGGTCGAGTCGCTGACGGGCTCAAGTGGTGTAAACACAGCCATCTTTCTAGTTTATTCCTCGTTGCTGCTTAGCGAAAGCCTCTGCTTCGCGGC
This is a stretch of genomic DNA from Granulicella sp. WH15. It encodes these proteins:
- a CDS encoding ATP-binding cassette domain-containing protein, coding for MTPVLDLQHVNVARGDDVILHDLNLLIQPGEHIALLGPNGCGKSTLLKTITRELYPLVEPSMKVEIFGRERWDLVELRQRLGIVQSDLPGQPILKCTGRDAILTGFFSASTLWPNLVVTPEMQERTDHVIEQIDATHLVSKIFGEMSAGQQRRILIGRALAASGAAAGNQATLLLDEPSNALDLKAQHELRELMSSLAQIGTTLVLITHQISDIVPEMQRILLMRGGRIFADGTRAELLTEQSLTDLFGVSVHLTEIAGRYHAW
- a CDS encoding GNAT family N-acetyltransferase, whose translation is MAVFTPLEPVSDSTSTTSSRPRVGGASVRKAKLQDAVNIFELVNSLSHDGTLLRRNYAEICENVRDFTVAESETGVFLGCGALHLYGPHLAEVRSIVVKPEAKGQGAGGKLLRALLEEAEDQGVVCVSLFTRIPDFFFHFGFRVADRTALPDKIYKDCQTCPRLYACDEVAMVRGPLPKIAVLGPTKFPQPELVKLQTSVIPHK